A window from Mogibacterium neglectum encodes these proteins:
- a CDS encoding GbpC/Spa domain-containing protein yields the protein MKAKLKAVIRKLFTVGLSGLLMFNTMAPTLQAFAADSTKGIETKVDRTELDNAVQSAKDAGVPVKKTQDVDKGVAKSKAEVDAKIDEIKADYQQQIRELEKAKEAIAKCNEQKKAYEIAKKEYDKKIEEYNIAKKKYDDDMIKYNKAMEELEKKKQTDGYLSEPAAQLLQFKSEPNASMRFVSGGKVYSQYEWQSFYNSNIRRRLGTDETQGTNDFSYINRSANSNEVRTVLFKGEPLKVEYTNLKNSYFNGKKISKVEYTYTLKYTGIYGVDYMPVLIQKDPTVTIWYINFYGESSINLKANFYDEKGQKIDMTGALLSFSSLNNGKGTIYNAPSAVGKLMVEKVLSFNGEYIYISGSSIKVQRDGGAYSSTDNEHKANGSRFSVSEWDDTKSEGGKPTWYGAIVGKAKSANVELNIGASKRGVVWFALNSDIRAIGVPNKPVEPVKPTPPEEPQCPNIQANYHYDILYYQPAVEKKVTDDNNSDINNNTVLKDSVVKFILSVADLPAGHEKIDSLVFTDKLPEGYKLDLAGTKQASPNYDVAYDKDANEIKFSAKSDYLNTINADLNAEVNISAPVITGTVTKEGTTYKNDFKLTINNEYSVKSKPVKVHTPTEPKKEVFKGGTTTKIDGKVVQPEEELTYEITYKNTTGKDVNATITDKIPEHTTFVSAENGGTESGGTVKWNVTVAKDQSVTVKFTVKVDKNVNGAPIDNVAKVNDGTNEYKTNETHNPTGTEPKKEVFKGGTTTKIDGKVVQPEEELTYEITYKNTTGKDVNATITDKIPAHTTFVSAENGGTESGGTVKWNVAVAKDKSVTVKFTVKVDKDVNGAPIDNVAKVNDGVNEYKTNETHNPTPTEPKKEVFKGGTTTKIDGKLVQPEEELTYEITYKNTTGKDVNATITDKLPKHTKFVSAENGGTESGGTVTWNVAVPKDKSATVKFTVKVDKDVNGAPIDNVAKVNDGVNEYKTNETHNPTGTEPKKEVFKGGTTTNIDGKRVEPEQELTYAITYKNTTGKDVNATITDKIPAHTKFVSAENGGTESGGTVTWNVAVPKGESKTVKFTVKVDKDVNGAPIDNVAKVNDGVNEYKTNETHNQTPTEPKKEVFKGGTTTKIDGKVVQPEEELTYEITYKNTTGKDVNATITDKLPKHTKFVSAENGGTESGGTVTWNVAVPKGESKTVKFTVKVDKDVNGAPIDNVAKVNDGTNEYKTNETHNQTPTEPKKDVFKGSDTTSINGKLVKAGQELRYEITYKNTTGIKQTVTITDKIPKYTTFVSADNSGAESNGTITWVKEVENGKSLTVSFRVKVNDDVNGNPVDNISHVKDGVNESDTNETHNPTGTEPKKEVFKGGTTTNIDGKRVEPEQELTYAITYKNTTGKDVNATITDKIPEHTKFVSAENGGTESGGVVTWTANVEKGKSVTVKFTVKVDKDVNGAPIDNVAKVNDGTNEYKTNETHNPTPTEPKKEVFKGGTTTKIDGKRVEPEQELTYAITYKNTTGKDVNATITDKIPAHTKFVSAENGGTESGGTVKWNVAVAKDKSVTVKFTVKVDKDVNGAPIDNVAKVNDGTNEYKTNETHNPTPTEPKKEVFKGGTTTNIDGKPVKGGEELTYEITYKNTTGEDVNATITDKIPAHTKFVSAENGGTESGGTVKWNVAVAKDQSVKVKFTVKVDKDVNGAPIDNVAKVNDGVNEYKTNETHNPTPTEPKKEVFKYGTTTNIDGKTVEPGQKLTYSITYKNTTGSERDVTITDNIPTYTTFVSADNDGVFADGKVTWTKKVAAGKTYKVTFTVQVNKDAYEVMVINKATVRDGFNDSDTNVVKNPTPKKTVPGTRKPKTGDDNNIIPFAILLLASLGGLGGTVTIRRKRH from the coding sequence ATGAAAGCGAAACTGAAAGCGGTAATCCGAAAACTGTTTACAGTTGGGTTGTCGGGTTTACTGATGTTTAACACGATGGCACCTACGCTGCAGGCTTTTGCTGCAGATTCCACAAAGGGGATTGAAACTAAAGTGGATAGGACGGAATTGGATAATGCCGTACAATCAGCAAAGGACGCCGGAGTACCTGTGAAGAAAACACAGGACGTTGATAAAGGCGTAGCCAAATCCAAGGCTGAAGTTGACGCTAAGATAGATGAAATCAAGGCGGATTATCAGCAGCAGATAAGGGAGTTGGAAAAAGCTAAGGAAGCAATCGCTAAATGTAATGAGCAAAAGAAGGCTTATGAGATTGCTAAGAAAGAGTATGATAAAAAAATAGAAGAATACAACATTGCTAAGAAAAAGTATGATGATGATATGATCAAATACAACAAGGCAATGGAAGAACTTGAAAAAAAGAAACAAACGGATGGATATTTAAGTGAGCCGGCAGCTCAACTCCTTCAATTTAAAAGTGAACCTAATGCAAGTATGCGTTTTGTTAGTGGAGGGAAAGTTTATTCACAATATGAGTGGCAAAGCTTCTACAATTCGAATATTAGAAGGAGACTAGGTACTGACGAAACGCAAGGTACTAATGATTTTAGCTATATTAATAGAAGTGCAAATTCTAATGAAGTAAGAACTGTTCTTTTTAAAGGAGAACCTCTTAAAGTAGAATATACAAATTTGAAAAACTCTTATTTCAACGGAAAGAAGATTTCTAAAGTAGAATATACATATACACTAAAATATACTGGGATATATGGAGTTGATTATATGCCGGTATTGATTCAAAAAGATCCAACTGTCACAATCTGGTATATTAATTTCTATGGAGAATCAAGTATCAATTTGAAGGCAAACTTCTATGATGAAAAAGGTCAGAAAATAGATATGACAGGTGCCTTACTAAGTTTTTCATCCTTGAATAACGGTAAAGGTACAATCTATAATGCACCTTCGGCTGTTGGAAAGCTTATGGTGGAAAAAGTTTTAAGCTTTAATGGCGAATATATCTATATTTCCGGCTCATCTATAAAAGTTCAACGTGATGGCGGAGCTTATTCAAGTACTGACAATGAACACAAAGCTAACGGTTCAAGATTTTCAGTTAGTGAATGGGACGATACTAAAAGTGAAGGCGGCAAACCTACATGGTATGGTGCTATAGTTGGAAAAGCAAAAAGTGCAAATGTAGAGCTAAATATAGGTGCAAGCAAAAGAGGTGTTGTTTGGTTTGCGCTTAACTCGGATATTAGGGCAATTGGTGTTCCAAATAAGCCGGTGGAACCTGTAAAGCCTACACCACCTGAAGAACCACAGTGCCCTAACATACAGGCGAATTATCATTATGATATATTATATTACCAGCCTGCTGTTGAGAAAAAAGTAACTGATGATAATAATTCTGATATAAATAACAATACAGTTCTTAAAGACTCTGTTGTGAAATTTATTTTGAGTGTGGCTGATTTGCCTGCAGGTCATGAGAAAATTGATTCACTTGTGTTTACCGATAAGCTACCGGAAGGATATAAGCTGGATCTAGCGGGAACAAAGCAAGCGAGTCCTAATTATGATGTTGCTTATGATAAAGATGCTAATGAGATCAAATTTAGTGCAAAATCAGATTATCTAAACACGATAAATGCAGATTTGAATGCTGAAGTGAATATCTCTGCACCTGTAATAACTGGAACGGTTACAAAGGAAGGAACAACTTATAAAAACGATTTCAAATTAACTATCAATAATGAGTATTCGGTTAAGTCAAAACCGGTAAAGGTACATACCCCAACCGAGCCAAAGAAAGAAGTATTCAAGGGCGGTACAACAACTAAGATAGATGGTAAGGTAGTACAGCCAGAAGAAGAACTCACATACGAGATCACTTACAAGAACACAACAGGTAAGGACGTAAACGCTACAATCACAGATAAGATACCTGAACACACCACATTTGTATCAGCAGAGAATGGTGGAACAGAGTCCGGTGGAACTGTTAAGTGGAATGTTACTGTAGCAAAAGATCAGAGCGTAACAGTTAAGTTTACTGTAAAGGTAGATAAGAATGTTAACGGAGCACCTATCGATAACGTAGCTAAGGTTAACGACGGAACTAATGAGTACAAAACTAATGAAACTCATAACCCTACCGGCACCGAACCGAAGAAAGAAGTGTTCAAAGGCGGAACAACAACCAAGATAGACGGTAAGGTAGTACAGCCAGAAGAAGAACTCACATATGAGATTACTTACAAGAACACAACTGGCAAGGATGTAAACGCTACAATCACAGATAAGATACCTGCACACACCACATTTGTATCAGCAGAAAATGGTGGAACAGAGTCCGGCGGAACTGTTAAGTGGAATGTTGCTGTAGCAAAGGATAAGAGCGTAACAGTTAAGTTTACCGTAAAGGTAGATAAGGATGTTAACGGAGCACCTATCGATAACGTAGCTAAGGTTAACGACGGAGTAAATGAGTACAAAACTAATGAAACTCATAATCCAACACCAACTGAACCAAAGAAGGAAGTGTTCAAAGGCGGAACAACAACCAAGATAGATGGTAAGTTAGTACAGCCTGAAGAAGAACTCACATACGAGATCACTTACAAGAACACGACCGGTAAGGATGTAAACGCTACAATCACAGATAAGCTGCCTAAACACACCAAGTTTGTATCGGCAGAGAATGGCGGAACAGAATCTGGCGGAACTGTTACATGGAATGTTGCTGTACCAAAGGATAAGAGCGCAACAGTTAAATTCACTGTAAAGGTGGATAAGGATGTTAACGGAGCACCTATCGATAACGTAGCTAAGGTTAATGACGGAGTAAATGAGTACAAAACAAATGAAACTCATAACCCTACCGGCACCGAACCAAAGAAAGAAGTGTTCAAAGGCGGAACAACAACTAATATAGATGGTAAGCGTGTAGAACCTGAACAGGAACTAACATATGCAATTACCTATAAGAACACGACTGGTAAGGATGTAAATGCTACAATTACAGATAAGATCCCTGCTCACACCAAGTTTGTATCGGCAGAGAATGGCGGAACAGAATCCGGCGGAACTGTTACATGGAATGTTGCTGTACCAAAGGGTGAAAGCAAAACAGTAAAATTCACTGTAAAGGTAGATAAGGATGTTAACGGAGCGCCAATTGATAACGTAGCTAAGGTTAATGATGGAGTAAATGAGTACAAAACTAATGAGACTCATAACCAAACACCAACCGAGCCAAAGAAGGAAGTGTTCAAGGGTGGTACAACAACCAAGATAGATGGCAAGGTAGTACAGCCAGAAGAAGAACTCACATACGAGATCACTTACAAGAACACGACCGGTAAGGATGTAAACGCTACAATCACAGATAAGCTGCCTAAACACACCAAGTTTGTATCGGCAGAGAATGGCGGAACAGAATCTGGCGGAACTGTTACATGGAATGTTGCTGTACCAAAGGGTGAAAGCAAAACAGTTAAGTTTACCGTAAAGGTAGATAAGGATGTTAACGGAGCACCTATTGATAACGTAGCTAAGGTTAATGATGGAACAAATGAGTACAAAACAAATGAGACTCATAACCAAACACCAACCGAGCCAAAGAAAGATGTATTTAAGGGTTCTGATACAACCAGTATCAATGGCAAGCTTGTAAAGGCAGGACAAGAACTGCGTTACGAGATTACCTACAAGAATACTACTGGAATTAAACAGACGGTAACTATCACGGACAAGATTCCAAAGTACACAACATTTGTATCGGCAGATAATTCCGGAGCAGAATCAAATGGCACCATAACATGGGTCAAGGAAGTGGAAAATGGAAAGTCTTTGACAGTAAGCTTTAGGGTGAAAGTAAATGACGACGTAAACGGTAACCCTGTTGACAACATCTCTCATGTAAAGGATGGAGTAAACGAGTCAGATACTAATGAAACTCACAACCCTACCGGCACCGAGCCAAAGAAGGAAGTGTTCAAGGGTGGTACAACAACCAATATTGATGGTAAGCGTGTAGAACCTGAACAGGAACTCACATATGCAATTACCTATAAGAACACGACCGGAAAGGATGTAAACGCTACAATTACAGATAAGATTCCTGAACACACCAAGTTTGTATCAGCAGAGAATGGCGGAACAGAGTCTGGCGGTGTAGTAACTTGGACAGCTAATGTTGAGAAAGGCAAGAGTGTAACAGTTAAGTTTACTGTAAAGGTAGATAAGGATGTTAACGGAGCACCTATCGATAACGTAGCTAAGGTTAATGACGGAACAAATGAGTACAAAACTAATGAGACTCATAATCCAACACCAACCGAGCCAAAGAAGGAAGTGTTCAAGGGTGGTACAACAACCAAGATAGATGGCAAACGTGTAGAACCTGAACAGGAACTAACATATGCAATTACCTACAAGAACACGACCGGTAAAGATGTAAATGCTACAATCACAGATAAGATACCTGCACACACCAAGTTTGTATCAGCAGAAAACGGCGGAACAGAATCCGGTGGAACTGTTAAGTGGAACGTTGCTGTAGCAAAGGATAAGAGCGTAACAGTAAAATTTACTGTAAAGGTAGATAAGGATGTTAACGGAGCACCTATTGATAACGTAGCTAAAGTTAACGACGGAACTAATGAGTACAAAACTAATGAAACTCATAATCCAACACCAACTGAACCAAAGAAGGAAGTGTTCAAAGGCGGAACAACAACTAATATTGATGGAAAGCCTGTAAAAGGTGGGGAAGAACTCACATATGAGATTACTTACAAGAACACAACCGGCGAGGATGTAAACGCTACAATTACAGATAAGATTCCTGCACACACCAAGTTTGTATCAGCAGAAAATGGTGGAACAGAATCCGGCGGAACTGTTAAGTGGAATGTTGCCGTAGCAAAAGATCAGAGTGTAAAAGTTAAATTCACTGTAAAGGTTGATAAGGATGTTAACGGAGCACCTATCGACAACGTAGCTAAGGTTAATGATGGAGTAAATGAGTACAAAACAAATGAAACTCATAACCCAACACCAACCGAACCAAAGAAGGAAGTATTCAAGTATGGTACAACGACCAATATTGATGGTAAAACAGTTGAACCAGGGCAGAAATTGACCTATTCGATTACTTATAAGAATACAACCGGATCGGAACGTGATGTAACCATTACAGATAATATACCGACATACACAACATTCGTATCTGCGGATAATGATGGTGTATTTGCTGATGGAAAGGTAACATGGACGAAAAAGGTAGCGGCTGGAAAAACCTATAAGGTAACATTTACTGTACAAGTGAACAAAGATGCATATGAAGTGATGGTAATTAATAAAGCCACCGTTAGAGATGGTTTTAACGATTCTGACACTAACGTTGTCAAGAATCCGACACCTAAGAAAACAGTTCCAGGCACTCGTAAGCCTAAAACTGGTGATGATAATAACATCATTCCATTCGCAATTCTTCTACTTGCATCTCTTGGAGGTCTTGGAGGTACTGTTACTATCAGGAGAAAAAGACATTAG
- a CDS encoding CCA tRNA nucleotidyltransferase, with amino-acid sequence MNKIDKEIIEKLAVRVAELGGRAYLVGGAVRDEVMRRPIKDVDVEVHGIYETVLEEVLKELGKPLRFGSAFGVYSLAGHQIDVALPRSERKSGAGHRDFEIEINPFIGIKEAARRRDFTMNALLKDILSGEITDPYGGVEDIRNRIIRHIDDKTFGEDPLRALRAAQFRSRFGFQIAPSTISICRALDLRELSAERVEMEMKKALLESHRPSEFFECLREMGQLRYWFQELEQLIGLEQNPKFHPEGDVWTHSMMVLDRAAHFRSCVSDPYAFMLLALTHDFGKITTTEFVNGAIHAYGHEIQGAEIAERFLDRISHDSYMKRYIRNMIPNHMRPNIVAEARSSIKKTNHMFDDVLAPVDLIYFAICDKPKLLYNMTLDETDKELSESYKEMEKEKEQKRVNFLFDRLQVYKETMSKPYVTGKDLIDNGIEPGENFKEILDYAHKLRLAGIPKDSALKQTLSYARKLSVKNINKAL; translated from the coding sequence ATGAATAAGATAGATAAAGAAATAATTGAAAAGTTAGCCGTCAGGGTAGCAGAACTGGGAGGACGTGCATACTTAGTAGGTGGAGCAGTTCGTGACGAGGTTATGAGGCGTCCGATTAAGGACGTAGATGTTGAAGTGCATGGAATCTATGAGACAGTTTTGGAAGAGGTGCTAAAGGAACTTGGAAAACCGTTACGATTTGGTTCAGCTTTTGGTGTATACTCGCTTGCTGGTCATCAGATAGATGTTGCTCTTCCACGCTCAGAACGAAAATCTGGAGCTGGTCATCGTGACTTTGAGATTGAAATCAATCCGTTTATCGGAATCAAAGAGGCAGCACGGAGGCGTGATTTTACAATGAATGCGTTACTGAAGGATATTCTGAGCGGTGAAATCACTGATCCTTATGGTGGCGTGGAGGATATCAGAAACCGAATTATCCGCCATATCGATGATAAGACATTCGGTGAGGATCCACTCCGCGCCCTCCGTGCTGCCCAATTCAGATCCAGATTCGGATTCCAGATTGCGCCTTCCACGATTTCAATCTGCAGGGCGCTCGACCTCAGAGAGCTGTCGGCCGAGCGCGTCGAGATGGAGATGAAGAAGGCGCTCCTGGAATCCCACCGTCCATCCGAATTTTTTGAATGCCTGAGGGAAATGGGACAGCTCAGATACTGGTTCCAGGAACTCGAGCAGCTGATTGGACTGGAGCAGAATCCGAAATTCCATCCCGAAGGTGATGTCTGGACTCACTCTATGATGGTGCTGGATAGAGCTGCCCATTTCCGATCTTGCGTGAGTGACCCATACGCGTTTATGCTGCTGGCTCTCACTCATGATTTCGGTAAGATTACGACGACTGAATTCGTAAATGGTGCAATTCACGCGTACGGTCACGAGATACAAGGAGCAGAAATCGCGGAGCGATTTCTGGACCGCATTAGTCATGATAGTTATATGAAAAGGTACATTAGGAACATGATTCCGAATCATATGAGACCTAATATAGTAGCTGAAGCAAGGTCGTCTATAAAGAAAACAAATCACATGTTTGATGATGTTTTAGCTCCAGTCGATCTTATCTACTTTGCCATATGTGATAAACCGAAACTATTATATAATATGACTCTTGATGAAACAGACAAGGAACTATCAGAATCATACAAAGAGATGGAAAAGGAGAAAGAACAGAAACGTGTAAACTTCCTTTTTGACAGGCTTCAGGTATATAAGGAGACAATGTCTAAACCATATGTCACCGGAAAAGATTTGATTGATAATGGAATAGAGCCAGGAGAAAATTTCAAAGAAATTCTCGACTATGCACATAAACTAAGGCTTGCAGGGATTCCAAAGGATAGTGCTCTCAAGCAGACTTTATCATACGCAAGGAAGTTATCTGTGAAAAATATTAATAAAGCTTTATAA
- the ade gene encoding adenine deaminase, with amino-acid sequence MSESYTGKINRKLQRKQKVIRAAAGKCKADLVLKNATYVSVFSGELRNADIAVTNGLIVGIGEYDGEKEVDVTGKIVCPGFLDAHIHLESSLVTPAEFVRAVLPHGTTTVVTDPHEIANVMGTDGIEYMLQATEGLPIDVRFMLPSCVPATPLDESGAMLDYRAIDSFYEHPRVQGLAEMMNYVGTVSADEQAVEKIVAAQAHHKKIDGHAPGVKGKELNAYVAAGVYSDHECATACEAIDKLELGQVIMIREGTAAHNLEALMPLLTDKYADRCMFCTDDKHPSDLLEKGHIDYIIKKAISMGADPILAIKVASTNAARYFRLNNRGAIALGYLADFVIINDFEEFTIEQVYKKGKLMFSEGKLKEFIAPSVDEFLAQRAHSTFKVDRLTPEAFKIDRPRGVLGIVVGELMTTDEGYATGVNVAEDILKIAVVERHNYTGHIGIGYIKGYGLRSGAVATSISHDSHNIIVVGTNDEDMAAAVNHIAENNGGITVFDGGKCIGDVKLEIAGLMSEAPLVDVNKNLEDAKVKAFELGVSKLIDPFMTLSFMSLPVIPKLRLTTRGVFDVESQSYV; translated from the coding sequence ATGTCTGAAAGCTACACAGGTAAAATCAATCGCAAATTGCAGCGTAAACAGAAAGTTATAAGAGCTGCTGCAGGAAAATGTAAAGCGGATTTGGTTCTTAAGAATGCAACATATGTGAGCGTATTCTCAGGTGAACTACGAAATGCTGACATTGCAGTTACGAATGGATTAATTGTTGGAATAGGCGAATATGATGGAGAAAAGGAAGTGGATGTGACGGGTAAGATAGTATGCCCGGGATTTCTCGATGCCCATATCCATCTCGAGAGCTCTCTGGTTACACCTGCTGAATTTGTGAGAGCAGTACTCCCACATGGCACGACTACTGTGGTTACTGACCCGCATGAGATTGCAAATGTAATGGGTACAGACGGAATCGAATACATGCTCCAGGCTACCGAAGGGCTGCCGATTGATGTGCGTTTTATGCTCCCGTCATGCGTTCCTGCGACTCCTCTTGACGAGTCTGGTGCAATGCTCGATTACAGGGCGATTGATAGTTTCTACGAACATCCTAGAGTGCAGGGACTCGCAGAGATGATGAATTACGTCGGTACAGTCTCTGCAGATGAACAGGCTGTGGAGAAGATCGTTGCTGCACAGGCACACCACAAGAAGATAGATGGACATGCACCAGGGGTGAAGGGGAAGGAGCTAAATGCATATGTCGCTGCTGGAGTTTATTCCGACCATGAGTGTGCTACGGCTTGTGAGGCTATAGATAAGCTCGAACTTGGACAGGTGATTATGATTAGAGAGGGTACAGCAGCTCATAACCTGGAGGCTCTGATGCCGCTTTTGACAGATAAATACGCAGATAGATGTATGTTCTGCACGGATGATAAGCATCCGTCTGACCTACTGGAGAAAGGACACATAGACTATATAATTAAGAAAGCTATTTCGATGGGAGCAGATCCGATACTGGCAATTAAGGTTGCAAGCACCAACGCAGCCAGGTATTTCAGATTGAATAATCGTGGCGCGATTGCGCTCGGATATCTTGCTGATTTCGTAATAATTAATGATTTTGAAGAATTTACAATTGAGCAAGTTTATAAAAAGGGCAAGCTGATGTTCAGCGAGGGAAAACTTAAGGAATTCATAGCTCCTTCTGTAGATGAGTTCCTTGCGCAGAGGGCACATAGTACATTTAAGGTTGACAGGCTCACACCTGAAGCATTCAAGATAGACAGACCAAGGGGTGTGCTTGGCATCGTTGTAGGTGAACTAATGACTACAGACGAGGGATATGCAACTGGTGTGAATGTTGCCGAAGACATCCTCAAAATCGCTGTAGTAGAGAGACATAACTATACGGGACATATCGGAATCGGATATATAAAAGGATACGGGCTGAGAAGCGGTGCAGTTGCTACTAGCATATCGCACGATTCACATAACATAATTGTTGTCGGAACCAATGATGAGGATATGGCTGCCGCAGTTAATCATATTGCGGAGAATAACGGAGGAATCACGGTATTTGACGGCGGTAAATGCATCGGAGACGTAAAGCTGGAAATTGCCGGTCTTATGAGCGAGGCTCCGTTAGTTGATGTGAATAAGAATCTTGAGGATGCAAAGGTGAAGGCTTTTGAACTTGGGGTTAGTAAGCTGATAGATCCTTTTATGACACTATCCTTCATGAGCCTGCCTGTTATTCCAAAGTTGAGACTTACTACACGCGGTGTGTTTGACGTTGAGAGTCAGAGCTACGTATAA
- a CDS encoding arsenate reductase family protein produces the protein MKVLFNEYPKCSTCKKAKKWLDDNGVAYDDRHIVENNPTKEELRDWLSRSDKPVRKFFNTSGMLYREMELKDKLDAMSEDEQLEVLASNGMLVKRPLVVGDDFVLGGFREKDWEEKLLG, from the coding sequence ATGAAAGTTCTATTTAATGAGTATCCAAAATGCAGCACATGCAAGAAGGCTAAGAAGTGGCTTGATGACAATGGTGTCGCTTACGATGACAGACATATAGTTGAAAATAATCCGACTAAAGAAGAGCTAAGGGACTGGCTGTCTAGAAGTGACAAGCCGGTGAGAAAGTTCTTTAACACAAGCGGAATGCTCTATAGAGAAATGGAACTCAAGGATAAGCTAGATGCGATGAGCGAAGATGAGCAGCTCGAGGTTCTAGCATCTAATGGGATGCTTGTAAAGAGACCGCTAGTCGTTGGTGATGACTTCGTGCTCGGTGGCTTCAGAGAGAAGGACTGGGAAGAGAAGCTGTTAGGTTAA
- the msrA gene encoding peptide-methionine (S)-S-oxide reductase MsrA, with protein MSKNIYFAGGCFWGTERVFKEIPGVIETTVGYANGRVENPSYEQVCRGDTGHRETVKVAYNPERLSLEKLTHAFFMVIDPTVQNRQGPDIGTQYQTGVYYEDEQDLPILEKVFGQQRDINEEFYVELESLGSFYAAEDYHQDYLDKNPGGYCHITNYEIEEVRALFAAEAREAGQEIKDDLYPSDETEEELFYRIGPQAYNVVRKSGTERAFSGEYDDFFEKGIYVDVVRGEPLFVSTDKFNSGCGWPAFTRPISEEHVVYLRDTTFGMERVEVRSKGANSHLGHVFQDGPTEDGGMRYCINSVALKFIPVEDMLEAGYGDLIELVK; from the coding sequence ATGAGTAAGAATATATATTTTGCTGGTGGTTGCTTCTGGGGCACAGAGAGGGTTTTCAAGGAGATACCAGGAGTTATAGAGACGACTGTTGGGTATGCGAATGGAAGAGTTGAGAACCCTTCGTATGAGCAGGTTTGCAGAGGTGATACTGGCCATAGGGAGACTGTTAAAGTCGCATATAATCCTGAGAGACTATCGCTCGAGAAGTTAACGCATGCTTTCTTTATGGTCATCGATCCAACTGTTCAGAATAGACAAGGACCGGATATCGGAACACAATACCAGACTGGAGTATATTACGAGGATGAGCAGGATTTGCCGATATTAGAGAAGGTATTCGGACAGCAGAGAGATATTAATGAAGAGTTCTACGTAGAACTAGAGTCACTTGGTTCATTCTATGCTGCCGAGGATTACCATCAGGACTATCTCGATAAGAACCCAGGTGGATACTGTCACATTACAAACTATGAGATCGAAGAAGTTAGAGCTCTATTTGCTGCAGAAGCTAGAGAGGCTGGTCAGGAAATAAAGGATGATCTCTATCCATCAGATGAGACTGAGGAGGAACTATTCTACCGCATCGGACCACAGGCGTATAACGTCGTTAGAAAGTCAGGGACAGAGAGAGCATTTTCTGGTGAATACGATGACTTCTTTGAAAAGGGCATCTATGTAGACGTCGTGAGAGGTGAACCGCTGTTCGTATCAACGGATAAATTCAACTCTGGCTGTGGATGGCCTGCATTTACAAGACCTATAAGTGAGGAACATGTTGTCTATCTGCGAGACACTACATTCGGTATGGAGCGCGTAGAAGTTAGAAGTAAGGGTGCAAATTCTCATCTGGGACACGTATTTCAGGATGGACCAACAGAAGATGGCGGCATGAGATACTGCATCAATTCAGTAGCTCTAAAATTTATACCAGTTGAAGACATGCTAGAGGCAGGTTATGGCGACCTGATTGAACTTGTAAAGTAA